In the genome of Rhodamnia argentea isolate NSW1041297 chromosome 3, ASM2092103v1, whole genome shotgun sequence, one region contains:
- the LOC115728604 gene encoding S-type anion channel SLAH4-like, whose product MEDKHQESFHMPSIQPVMGTSLYAIQEEATTTKSLRPLSLILTRVHAGYFGITLSISSQALLWKILSSPVNSSQGLHHMFHKLPSLSFLLLWCLAFPIQVFLSLLYTLKCFLHFNMVKQEFKHHVGVNYLFAPWVSWLLLLQSSPWVSPDSALYVLLWWAFVTPLIALDVKIYGQWFTTEKRFLSAFASTASHMTVLGNLVGARTAALMGWKESALCMFSLGIIHYLVIFVTLYQRLSGENYSPPNLRPTLCLFFAVPSTASSSWRSISGSFDQPSKMMFYLSLFIFASLACRPLLFKRCMRRFNVAWWVYSFSLTFLALSSAEYAHDMRGIRGKGLMLALSALSVVVFLSLLVLTALRLDQLLWDEEQDEEPSLGFPSDSESS is encoded by the exons atGGAGGACAAACACCAAGAATCATTCCACATGCCCTCAATTCAACCTGTAATGGGAACCTCCTTATATGCAATCCAAGAAGAAGCCACCACCACCAAGTCTCTAAGGCCCTTGTCTTTAATCTTAACCAGAGTCCATGCAGGCTATTTTGGCATAACCCTCTCCATCTCATCCCAAGCTCTCTTGTGGAAGATACTGAGCAGCCCAGTGAATAGCTCACAGGGCCTCCATCACATGTTCCACAAGCTTCCGTCACTATCTTTCCTTCTCCTGTGGTGTTTAGCCTTCCCAATACAagtcttcctctctcttctctacaCACTCAAGTGCTTCCTCCACTTCAACATGGTCAAGCAAGAGTTCAAGCACCATGTTGGAGTGAACTACCTGTTTGCCCCCTGGGTCTCTTGGCTTCTCTTGCTTCAATCATCTCCATGGGTTTCGCCCGATAGCGCACTGTACGTGTTGCTTTGGTGGGCCTTTGTGACTCCTTTGATAGCTCTTGATGTGAAAATTTATGGGCAATGGTTCACCACGGAGAAGCGGTTCTTGTCGGCGTTCGCAAGCACAGCGAGCCATATGACCGTCTTGGGGAACCTCGTGGGCGCGAGGACGGCTGCGCTGATGGGGTGGAAGGAGAGTGCTCTATGCATGTTTTCACTTGGGATAATTCACTATTTGGTGATATTTGTGACCCTATACCAGAGATTATCTGGTGAAAATTATTCACCGCCAAACCTCCGGCCAACTCTCTGCTTGTTCTTCGCCGTGCCGAGCACGGCGAGTTCCTCCTGGAGATCTATCTCAGGAAGTTTCGACCAACCCTCCAAGATGATGTTCTACTTGTCTCTCTTCATTTTCGCATCTCTG GCTTGTCGGCCTCTGCTCTTCAAGAGATGCATGAGGCGATTCAATGTCGCGTGGTGGGtttactctttctctctcacctTCCTCGCTCTATCCTCAGCTGAGTACGCCCACGACATGAGAGGGATCAGAGGAAAAGGGCTCATGCTCGCGTTATCGGCCTTGTCGGTTGTGGTTTTCCTCAGTCTCTTGGTCCTCACCGCACTCAGACTCGACCAGCTCTTGTGGGATGAAGAACAAGATGAGGAACCATCCCTAGGGTTTCCCAGTGACTCAGAGAGTTCTTGA
- the LOC115728603 gene encoding probable F-box protein At4g22030: MAALQASSLLVSTSSSSSSGCSSRRMIAASIQAPKPLKLSFADHPRAGITKKLVEELSTRNRYVFAEPLQMDFVQKDRVLEPRLSPASSVETTTKLYAILEAVEDRVEMHDNIGQQRDNWNKLLLNSVNMMTLTATTMAAMGAVAPAPSLRVCSALLFTAATGMSLVMSKIQPSQLAEEQRNASRLFKELRSKIKSMLTVQSLTESDLKEIMEKVLALDRAYPLPLLGAMIEKFPAKFQPATWWPRVSNNRRQSRGRKTVTNTERIGWSEDLEVEMRAIVQVLKSKDKQDYLRLGNLALKLNKMLAVSGPLLTGIAAASSAFGGSTATMVAAIASAMAAIVNSFEHGGQIGMVVEMYRNCAGFFELMEETIEATLEERDYSERENGEMFEMKVAVKLGRSLSQLRDLARKSMASCIEGTEVDEFGSKLF; encoded by the coding sequence ATGGCCGCTTTACAAGCTTCCTCTCTCTTagtttctacttcttcttcctcctcttcgggTTGTTCTTCGAGGAGAATGATCGCCGCTTCGATCCAAGCCCCGAAGCCTTTGAAACTCAGCTTCGCTGATCATCCAAGAGCTGGGATCACGAAGAAGCTGGTCGAGGAATTGAGCACCAGGAATCGTTACGTCTTCGCAGAGCCGCTACAGATGGACTTCGTCCAGAAAGATAGGGTTTTGGAGCCGCGCCTTTCGCCTGCTTCCTCTGTCGAAACCACCACAAAGCTCTATGCGATCTTGGAGGCTGTCGAGGACAGAGTGGAGATGCACGATAACATCGGCCAGCAGCGAGACAACTGGAACAAGCTCCTATTGAACTCGGTCAACATGATGACTCTCACTGCCACCACCATGGCAGCGATGGGTGCGGTTGCACCGGCTCCATCGCTGAGGGTATGCTCCGCTCTCTTGTTCACAGCGGCCACAGGGATGTCGCTTGTCATGAGCAAAATCCAGCCCTCGCAGCTAGCGGAAGAGCAACGCAACGCCTCGAGGTTATTCAAGGAGCTTCGGAGCAAGATCAAGTCTATGCTCACGGTCCAATCTCTAACTGAGTCGGACTTGAAGGAGATAATGGAGAAGGTGCTGGCTCTTGATAGGGCTTATCCGCTGCCTCTGCTCGGAGCGATGATCGAGAAGTTCCCCGCGAAATTTCAGCCGGCCACATGGTGGCCTAGGGTTTCCAACAACCGCCGCCAATCCCGAGGACGCAAAACTGTCACAAACACGGAGCGAATCGGATGGAGCGAGGACCTAGAAGTGGAAATGAGAGCCATCGTCCAAGTCCTCAAGAGTAAAGACAAGCAAGACTACTTGAGGCTCGGGAATCTGGCGCTAAAATTGAATAAGATGTTGGCAGTTTCGGGTCCTTTGCTAACTGGCATTGCCGCGGCCAGCTCGGCCTTTGGTGGCTCGACTGCCACGATGGTGGCAGCGATCGCCAGTGCGATGGCGGCAATTGTGAACAGCTTCGAGCATGGAGGTCAAATCGGTATGGTGGTGGAGATGTACAGAAACTGTGCGGGGTTCTTTGAGCTTATGGAAGAGACGATCGAAGCGACGCTTGAAGAGAGAGACtacagcgagagagagaacggaGAGATGTTCGAGATGAAGGTGGCGGTGAAGTTGGGACGGAGCCTGTCGCAGCTCCGAGACTTGGCAAGAAAATCAATGGCCTCTTGTATAGAAGGGACTGAGGTGGATGAGTTTGGAAGCAAGCTTTTCTGA
- the LOC115728599 gene encoding S-type anion channel SLAH1-like yields the protein MESADLRYEPPLQPVMDASRARTPDCHLVAVAKPFKSTILTRLHAGYFRISLSLASQALLWKILRHPSASADHSLPLEHLSHVIPHLTFMIFWGFALLVQISLSFLYILRCFFHSGLVRAEFQHHVGVNYLFAPWITWLLLLQSTEFSSDLPKTTLYLVLWWVLAVPMILLDIKIYGQWFTTERRFLSMVANPTSQLSVVANLVGARAAAEMGWRESAVCMFSLGMAHYLVLFVTLYQRLSGGDKLPAMLRPVFFLFFAAPSMASVAWKSISGEFDIGSKMLFFLSLFLFTSLACRPALFKKSMRKFNIAWWAYSFPLTFLALASSEYAQQVKGAVASGLMLVLAALSSLVLLGLILLTALNTERLFREDDPILRFDKGKRARN from the exons ATGGAATCGGCGGATCTCCGGTATGAGCCGCCGCTCCAACCTGTGATGGACGCCTCCCGCGCAAGGACCCCAGATTGCCATCTCGTTGCCGTTGCGAAGCCGTTCAAATCAACCATCTTAACCCGGCTCCACGCGGGCTACTTCCGCATAAGCCTCTCCCTCGCAAGCCAAGCCTTGCTGTGGAAGATCCTCCGCCACCCGTCGGCATCGGCCGACCACTCGCTGCCTCTCGAGCATCTCTCTCACGTGATCCCTCACTTGACCTTCATGATCTTTTGGGGCTTCGCTCTGCTGGTGCAGATCTCGCTCTCGTTCCTCTATATTCTCCGGTGCTTCTTCCATTCCGGCTTGGTGAGGGCGGAGTTCCAGCACCACGTGGGAGTGAACTACTTGTTCGCGCCGTGGATAACGTGGCTGTTGCTGCTCCAATCGACGGAGTTCTCGTCGGACTTGCCGAAGACGACGCTGTACTTGGTCCTCTGGTGGGTCCTCGCCGTCCCCATGATCTTGCTCGATATAAAGATCTATGGCCAGTGGTTCACGACCGAGAGGCGGTTTCTGTCCATGGTGGCCAACCCGACGAGCCAGCTCTCGGTGGTGGCGAACCTGGTGGGAGCGCGGGCCGCTGCCGAGATGGGGTGGCGCGAGAGCGCGGTCTGCATGTTCTCTCTGGGGATGGCGCACTACCTAGTGCTGTTCGTCACTTTGTACCAGCGGCTGTCGGGAGGCGATAAGCTGCCGGCGATGCTGAGGCcggtcttcttcttgttcttcgcGGCACCGAGCATGGCAAGCGTCGCCTGGAAGTCCATCTCCGGGGAGTTCGACATCGGGTCGAAGAtgctcttcttcctctccctctttctgtTTACCTCCCTG GCTTGCAGACCGGCGCTCTTCAAGAAATCGATGAGGAAGTTCAACATCGCATGGTGGGCCTACTCGTTCCCGTTGACTTTTCTCGCCCTGGCGTCGTCCGAGTACGCGCAGCAAGTGAAGGGCGCGGTCGCTTCGGGGCTCATGCTCGTGCTGGCGGCGCTCTCCTCCCTGGTTCTGCTCGGCCTCATCCTGCTCACCGCGCTCAACACCGAGAGGCTCTTCCGCGAGGACGACCCGATCCTGCGTTTCGACAAGGGGAAGAGGGCAAGGAATTAG
- the LOC115728609 gene encoding probable F-box protein At4g22030: protein MAALQASSLLLPSSSSSSARASKGTVTASTRAPKFPNLRISDPSSVMTQKLVEEFSNRNGYPITEVVEEVKLSEPRRSATASVKTSAKIYAILEAVEDRVEMHENIGKQRDNWNKLLLNSVNTMTLTATTTAAISAAMPTPSLRACSALLFAAATGMSLVMSKIQPSQLAEEQRNASRLFKQLRSEIKSMLVLKSPTESDVKETLEKVLALDRAYPLALVGAMIEKFPVKFKPAVWWPRFSDNRRQSQERKTFMNAERNGWSEELEVEMRAIVQVLKGKDKQDYLRLGNLALKLNKMLAVSGPLLTGIAAASSAFGVSMAMTVAAVAGAMAAIVNGFEHGGQVGMVVEMYRNSTGFFQLMEETIEAALEERDYEKRENGEMFEMKVAMKLGRSLSQLRDLARKSMASCLEGVKVDEFGSKLF, encoded by the coding sequence ATGGCCGCTTTACAAGCTTCCTCTCTCttgcttccttcttcttcctcctcctcggctCGTGCTTCAAAGGGAACGGTCACGGCTTCGACCCGAGCCCCGAAGTTCCCTAACCTCCGCATCTCTGATCCTAGCTCTGTAATGACGCAGAAGCTAGTCGAGGAGTTTAGCAACCGGAATGGTTACCCCATCACGGAGGTCGTGGAGGAAGTCAAGCTTTCCGAGCCGCGCCGATCGGCTACTGCTTCTGTCAAAACGAGTGCGAAGATCTACGCAATCCTGGAGGCTGTCGAGGATAGGGTGGAGATGCACGAGAACATCGGCAAGCAGCGGGACAACTGGAACAAGCTCCTGCTGAACTCGGTGAACACGATGACactcaccgccaccaccacggCGGCGATCTCGGCTGCCATGCCGACTCCATCGCTCCGAGCGTGCTCCGCTCTCTTATTTGCAGCTGCCACTGGGATGTCGCTCGTCATGAGCAAAATCCAGCCATCGCAGCTGGCTGAAGAGCAACGCAATGCCTCGAGGCTGTTCAAGCAGCTCCGGAGCGAGATCAAGTCAATGCTAGTGCTCAAATCTCCGACTGAGTCAGACGTGAAGGAAACATTGGAGAAGGTATTGGCGCTCGATAGAGCTTATCCTCTGGCTTTGGTCGGAGCAATGATCGAAAAGTTCCCCGTCAAATTCAAGCCTGCCGTGTGGTGGCCTAGGTTTTCCGACAACCGCCGCCAATCACAAGAGCGCAAAACCTTTATGAACGCGGAGCGAAATGGATGGAGCGAGGAGCTGGAAGTGGAGATGAGAGCAATCGTCCAAGTCCTCAAGGGCAAAGACAAGCAAGACTACTTAAGGCTCGGAAATTTGGCTCTAAAGTTGAATAAGATGTTGGCGGTTTCGGGTCCTTTACTCACCGGCATTGCCGCCGCCAGCTCAGCATTCGGTGTCTCAATGGCCATGACGGTGGCAGCCGTCGCCGGCGCGATGGCGGCGATCGTCAATGGCTTCGAGCACGGAGGACAAGTCGGCATGGTCGTGGAGATGTACAGAAACAGCACGGGGTTCTTCCAGCTCATGGAAGAGACGATCGAAGCGGCGCTCGAAGAGAGAGACTACGAGAAGCGGGAGAACGGAGAGATGTTCGAGATGAAGGTGGCAATGAAGCTGGGAAGGAGCTTGTCGCAGCTTCGAGACTTGGCAAGAAAATCAATGGCTTCTTGCTTAGAGGGCGTTAAGGTGGACGAATTCGGAAGCAAGCTCTTCTGA
- the LOC115728601 gene encoding B-cell receptor-associated protein 31, whose protein sequence is MIQLLFAAISAEALLILLLLFKTPVRKLAVIGLDRVKRGHGPMVVKTVAGTVCVVLGSGVYSMVKIRRRGIEDGAANPTDQVLMAKHLLESTLMGATLFLALMIDRLHHYMRELRLRRKSMETVKKQTRAFEDGKNGNSEELKNLEEETRTLREKVKLLESDLERRTKDVHAAEANSVALRKQSEGFLLEYDRLLEENQNLRSQLQSLDRRLSRSGSKKNT, encoded by the exons ATGATCCAGCTTCTGTTCGCGGCGATATCCGCCGAAGCGTTGCTGATACTGCTGTTGCTGTTCAAGACGCCGGTGAGGAAGCTCGCGGTGATCGGGTTGGATCGGGTCAAGCGCGGGCATGGCCCGATGGTGGTCAAGACCGTGGCCGGGACGGTCTGCGTCGTGCTGGGCTCCGGCGTGTACAGTATGGTGAAGATCCGGAGGCGTGGGATCGAGGACGGCGCGGCCAATCCGACGGACCAGGTCCTCATGGCCAAGCACCTGCTCGAGTCCACTCTCATGG GAGCCACCTTGTTCCTTGCTTTGATGATAGACAGACTGCATCACTACATGAGAGAGCTCCGATTACGAAGGAAGAGCATGGAGACTGTGAAGAAGCAGACCCGAGCCTTTGAAGACGGGAAAAATGGGAACTCAGAGGAGCTAAAAAACTTGGAGGAGGAAACAAGAACCTTGAGAGAGAAAGTCAAGCTGCTGGAATCGGATCTAGAGAGGAGGACCAAGGACGTGCATGCCGCGGAAGCCAACTCGGTCGCTCTGAGGAAACAATCAGAAGGGTTCCTTCTCGAATACGACCGTCTGCTCGAGGAAAACCAAAACTTGCGGAGCCAGCTACAATCGCTGGATCGGAGATTGTCGCGTTCGGGGAGCAAGAAGAACACCTGA